In the Paenibacillus sp. FSL H7-0357 genome, one interval contains:
- a CDS encoding Rne/Rng family ribonuclease — MKQMIVHCTQHVTRMALLENGRLVEYAAERDQQQGLVGSYYKGRVMNVLPGMQAAFVDIGQKKNAFLYVDDVLHPHLDKQPAVKPSIETLLQPGQELVVQVRKEPRGGKGARVTTHYTLPGRWMVYMPFAEYVGVSKKISRESERSRLKAMGERLRRSEEGLIMRTVSEDEPADAVEGDLSFLRAQWEMIVRRAEEAVAPALLHCDLSIVQRFIRDAFNPQLDELMIDSAHAVREAEAFLDDMAPEGYKPVGLYRGQESIFTAYGVQEQLHKSFNRKIILEGGATLIWDETEALTVIDVNTAQYTGSTTLEETVTRTNLLAAEEIGRLIRLRDTGGIIIVDFIDMEREEHRRLVTERLESVASRDRTKTHILGWTHLGLLEMTRKKARHDSASFAPVICQCCGGTGKVGAWLE; from the coding sequence ATGAAACAAATGATCGTTCACTGCACACAGCATGTTACCCGGATGGCTCTTCTGGAGAACGGGAGGCTGGTGGAATATGCGGCCGAACGCGACCAGCAGCAAGGTTTGGTCGGCAGTTATTACAAGGGCCGGGTTATGAATGTTTTGCCAGGCATGCAGGCTGCTTTTGTCGATATTGGACAGAAGAAGAATGCTTTTTTATATGTAGACGATGTGCTGCATCCCCATTTGGATAAGCAACCAGCGGTGAAGCCCTCCATTGAGACATTGCTGCAGCCCGGCCAGGAGCTTGTCGTTCAGGTCCGCAAAGAGCCGCGGGGCGGCAAAGGAGCACGTGTGACCACCCACTATACACTGCCGGGACGCTGGATGGTATACATGCCGTTTGCAGAATACGTAGGAGTTTCCAAAAAAATCAGCCGGGAATCGGAACGGAGCCGGCTTAAAGCGATGGGTGAGCGGCTGCGGCGCAGTGAAGAGGGGCTGATCATGCGGACAGTCTCCGAGGATGAGCCGGCGGATGCCGTCGAAGGCGACCTGTCCTTTCTGCGTGCGCAGTGGGAGATGATTGTCCGCCGCGCCGAGGAGGCCGTAGCTCCGGCCCTGCTGCACTGCGATCTGAGCATCGTTCAGCGATTTATCAGGGATGCCTTCAATCCGCAGCTTGATGAGCTGATGATTGATTCGGCTCATGCGGTGAGGGAAGCGGAGGCATTCCTGGATGATATGGCTCCCGAAGGGTACAAGCCTGTTGGATTGTACCGGGGACAAGAGTCCATCTTTACCGCATATGGTGTACAGGAGCAGCTGCATAAAAGCTTCAACCGGAAGATTATTCTGGAGGGCGGGGCAACGCTGATTTGGGACGAGACAGAAGCGCTGACCGTCATTGATGTCAATACGGCTCAATACACCGGGAGTACCACGCTTGAGGAGACCGTAACGCGAACAAATCTGCTGGCCGCAGAGGAAATTGGCAGGCTTATCCGTCTACGCGATACCGGAGGTATCATCATTGTTGATTTTATTGATATGGAGCGCGAAGAGCACCGCAGGCTAGTAACGGAACGGCTGGAGAGTGTGGCGAGCCGGGACCGCACCAAGACGCATATTCTGGGCTGGACACATCTTGGTCTGCTGGAAATGACCCGTAAGAAGGCACGGCATGACTCGGCTAGCTTTGCCCCTGTGATCTGCCAATGCTGTGGAGGGACGGGGAAAGTTGGAGCCTGGCTGGAATAA
- the obgE gene encoding GTPase ObgE → MFVDKAKIYVKGGDGGDGLVAFRREKYVPEGGPAGGDGGRGGDVIFRVDEGLRTLMDFRYQRHFKAERGVKGRNKSQHGANAEHMIVRIPPGTVLIDDDTQEVIADMTRHGQQVVVARGGRGGRGNTRFATAANTAPELAENGEEGQERYVVMELKVMADVGLVGFPSVGKSTLLSVVSAAQPKIGAYHFTTITPNLGVVDVGDGRSFVMADLPGLIEGASEGIGLGHEFLRHVERTRIIIHVVDMSGSEGRDPFEDWAMINDELKQYNASLIDRPQIVAANKMDMPESEENLSSFRERVAELRPDLEIMPISSLTRQGVQELLYRATDILDSIPVAPVVEEVAETSERKVYKLEAEEDNSFTITRDNDAFVVSSPRIERMIKRMQLSTHDAILKLARTLRHMGVDAELRKRGAVEGTIVRIADFEFEFVENSSYY, encoded by the coding sequence ATGTTCGTAGATAAGGCTAAGATTTATGTTAAAGGCGGCGACGGAGGCGATGGACTGGTAGCGTTCCGGCGTGAAAAGTATGTGCCGGAAGGCGGGCCTGCCGGCGGTGACGGCGGACGCGGCGGCGACGTTATTTTCCGGGTGGATGAAGGTTTGCGTACACTGATGGATTTTCGTTATCAGCGCCACTTTAAAGCAGAACGTGGTGTAAAGGGACGCAACAAGAGTCAGCATGGTGCTAATGCCGAGCATATGATCGTGCGGATTCCTCCGGGAACTGTATTGATCGACGACGACACCCAGGAAGTGATCGCCGATATGACCCGTCACGGACAGCAGGTTGTTGTAGCGCGCGGCGGACGGGGCGGACGGGGGAATACCCGGTTTGCCACTGCTGCCAATACAGCGCCTGAGCTGGCTGAGAACGGGGAAGAAGGCCAGGAACGTTATGTAGTGATGGAACTGAAGGTAATGGCTGATGTAGGCTTGGTTGGATTCCCGAGTGTCGGGAAATCGACGCTGCTGTCGGTAGTCTCCGCAGCTCAACCGAAGATCGGAGCTTACCACTTCACAACGATTACTCCGAACCTGGGTGTGGTGGATGTTGGTGACGGCCGGAGCTTTGTCATGGCGGATTTGCCCGGACTGATTGAAGGGGCCAGCGAAGGCATCGGCCTGGGCCACGAATTCCTGCGCCATGTCGAGCGCACACGCATTATTATCCACGTTGTGGATATGTCCGGTTCCGAGGGGCGAGATCCCTTTGAGGATTGGGCCATGATTAATGATGAGCTGAAGCAGTACAACGCAAGTCTGATTGACCGTCCGCAGATTGTCGCGGCGAACAAAATGGATATGCCTGAATCGGAGGAGAACCTCAGTTCTTTCCGTGAACGGGTTGCAGAGCTGCGTCCGGATCTGGAGATTATGCCGATCTCCTCACTTACCCGCCAAGGGGTGCAGGAGCTGCTCTACCGCGCTACGGATATCCTTGACAGCATTCCGGTTGCTCCGGTGGTTGAAGAGGTGGCAGAAACCTCTGAACGCAAGGTTTATAAGCTGGAGGCGGAAGAGGACAACTCCTTCACCATCACCCGCGACAACGATGCGTTTGTCGTCAGCAGTCCGCGCATTGAGCGGATGATCAAGCGTATGCAGTTGAGTACGCATGATGCGATCCTGAAGCTGGCCCGTACCCTGCGCCACATGGGTGTAGATGCGGAACTGCGTAAGCGTGGGGCTGTAGAAGGCACGATTGTCCGCATTGCCGATTTCGAATTCGAGTTTGTAGAGAACAGCAGCTACTATTAA
- a CDS encoding LysM peptidoglycan-binding domain-containing protein produces the protein MLIWMHRLTKFVGGKCCVKIHIVKKGDTLYALSQKYGVTLQKIIEANPQISNPEVLVIGDKVKIPAAPMLVPENNELYYKHTVKQGDTLWKLSKAWGITLKEIIDANPHLKNPNALMTGEVVNIPKKANEPTPIQAQSMQPMQSNANANANANANANANATPVQPLAVSPEVVDKTKVGGKTYTGPKEEPVQIVSPVSTPAPNPAPAPIQVAAPLPNKAPEVAPIQEVVHETQSLFVQISVPAQEAITYEMPKEKEKSEVQPATWPDLKDGPCEKTAGYPGLNENPYYFDCPPAYPYYEQPMPMMGMNAAPGFIQPTAYMPDCASPYDYPGNMYPATDYSNTWYPNAAPEYVNAAMAENNPPVDYSAYAVPQYGGQSMNLPWPTCGCGGGMPNQPYTYEQPAYNNMSPYMPQPGAVSPYGAGPFSMPNEAAVAPLGIHGIPGYPMYPGMENYAHHNRVPEILEPEIIAQNVPQAAEAVSAGTAVKNKASTGKAGTPKVKTSGLAGDKSNKTAPKQRSKQSGRTGTSKKSKNPWISN, from the coding sequence GTGCTGATCTGGATGCATAGGCTCACAAAATTTGTAGGAGGTAAATGCTGCGTGAAAATACACATTGTTAAAAAAGGCGATACGCTGTATGCATTATCACAAAAGTATGGAGTAACGCTCCAAAAGATTATTGAGGCTAACCCGCAGATCAGTAATCCTGAAGTGCTTGTTATTGGGGATAAAGTTAAAATCCCTGCGGCTCCGATGCTTGTTCCGGAAAACAATGAGCTTTACTACAAGCACACCGTTAAACAAGGCGATACGTTGTGGAAATTATCCAAAGCATGGGGAATTACCTTGAAAGAGATCATTGACGCCAATCCGCATCTCAAGAATCCTAATGCGCTCATGACCGGTGAAGTTGTCAATATTCCCAAAAAGGCGAATGAGCCGACTCCAATCCAGGCTCAATCCATGCAACCTATGCAATCCAATGCCAATGCAAATGCCAATGCAAATGCAAATGCCAATGCAAATGCTACTCCGGTTCAACCGCTTGCTGTATCGCCTGAGGTGGTAGATAAAACAAAGGTTGGCGGAAAAACCTATACCGGACCGAAGGAAGAGCCCGTTCAGATAGTTTCCCCTGTCTCAACCCCGGCTCCGAATCCCGCACCGGCTCCTATCCAGGTTGCCGCACCTCTTCCGAATAAAGCACCTGAAGTAGCTCCCATTCAGGAAGTAGTGCATGAAACACAAAGTCTGTTTGTACAAATTTCTGTGCCTGCGCAAGAAGCCATAACCTATGAGATGCCCAAAGAAAAGGAGAAATCTGAGGTGCAGCCGGCAACCTGGCCTGACCTTAAGGACGGACCATGCGAAAAAACAGCAGGTTATCCTGGATTAAACGAAAATCCATATTATTTCGATTGCCCGCCGGCATATCCGTACTATGAGCAGCCAATGCCAATGATGGGTATGAATGCGGCCCCAGGTTTTATCCAGCCGACTGCTTATATGCCGGACTGTGCTTCTCCGTATGATTATCCGGGTAACATGTATCCCGCAACTGACTATTCCAATACTTGGTATCCAAATGCAGCTCCTGAGTATGTAAATGCGGCTATGGCTGAGAATAATCCTCCTGTTGATTATTCTGCGTACGCAGTTCCGCAGTACGGCGGTCAGTCCATGAACCTTCCTTGGCCGACCTGCGGCTGTGGTGGAGGAATGCCGAATCAGCCCTATACTTATGAACAGCCTGCATATAATAACATGTCGCCCTATATGCCACAGCCCGGTGCGGTTTCTCCTTACGGAGCTGGACCCTTCTCAATGCCGAATGAGGCCGCTGTTGCACCGTTAGGAATACATGGGATTCCTGGATATCCGATGTATCCGGGGATGGAGAATTATGCTCATCACAACCGTGTGCCAGAAATTCTTGAGCCGGAGATTATTGCGCAGAATGTTCCTCAAGCAGCGGAAGCCGTCAGTGCAGGAACCGCAGTTAAGAACAAAGCCAGCACGGGAAAAGCGGGTACTCCTAAAGTTAAAACCTCAGGTCTAGCTGGTGACAAATCAAATAAAACTGCACCTAAACAACGTTCGAAGCAATCAGGCCGCACGGGAACTTCGAAGAAAAGTAAAAATCCATGGATATCAAATTAA
- the pheA gene encoding prephenate dehydratase, which produces MKSIAVLPQGTVSHEALLHLFGAEPVKLEHHKLISDVFLSTAGGATDYSVIPIENTIEGSVSLHIDWLINEVNLPMQAEWIFPSIQNLISNPQEFKDDSGYKDYTKIVKILSHSVAMAQCLQFIREHAPWAELESVGSTSEAVEIVKNNPGKGWAAVGTALGAATHGLEILDRKITDHHNNYTRFVLVGPHKLKLPRKSVGDKTSILVTLPEDFPGALHQVLSAFAWRRLNLSRIESRPTKKKLGTYYFYIDVLEPIESVLLPAAIEEIKALGCQVRILGSYPTYTYEEEKAEVQ; this is translated from the coding sequence ATGAAGTCAATAGCGGTATTGCCGCAGGGTACCGTCTCCCACGAAGCGCTGCTGCACTTGTTTGGTGCTGAGCCAGTAAAGCTTGAACATCATAAGCTGATTTCCGACGTTTTTCTCTCTACGGCAGGCGGTGCCACTGATTACAGCGTCATTCCCATTGAGAACACGATTGAAGGTTCGGTCAGTCTGCATATCGATTGGCTCATTAATGAAGTGAATCTTCCAATGCAGGCGGAGTGGATATTTCCGTCGATACAGAATCTCATCAGCAACCCGCAGGAGTTCAAGGATGACAGTGGATATAAGGATTATACTAAGATCGTAAAGATCCTTTCCCATTCTGTCGCCATGGCGCAATGCCTGCAGTTTATCCGTGAGCATGCCCCTTGGGCTGAGCTGGAGTCGGTCGGAAGCACTTCCGAAGCAGTGGAAATTGTAAAGAACAATCCGGGCAAAGGTTGGGCAGCAGTCGGCACGGCACTCGGTGCCGCAACGCATGGCTTGGAGATCCTTGACCGGAAAATCACAGACCACCATAATAATTACACAAGGTTTGTCCTTGTAGGCCCGCACAAGCTGAAGCTTCCCCGCAAAAGTGTCGGAGACAAGACAAGTATTCTTGTAACCCTGCCGGAGGATTTTCCGGGAGCCTTGCATCAGGTGCTGTCTGCATTTGCATGGCGCCGTCTAAATTTATCGCGTATTGAATCACGGCCTACGAAGAAGAAACTGGGTACTTATTATTTTTACATTGATGTGCTGGAACCGATAGAATCGGTCCTGCTCCCGGCGGCGATTGAGGAGATCAAAGCATTGGGCTGTCAGGTGCGGATTCTGGGCTCCTATCCCACATACACCTATGAGGAAGAGAAAGCGGAGGTGCAGTAA
- a CDS encoding ACT domain-containing protein, which translates to MKERYYLVREDILPDAVLKTMQVKQLLEAGDAKTVHEGVERVGLSRSAFYKYKDGIHLIHQLERERIVTISIDLEHESGMLSKVLGCVAVHGANVLTIHQSIPLQGRANVVISVEISHLNEEMGDMLDGLKEIAGVKRAFIIGQG; encoded by the coding sequence GTGAAAGAACGCTATTATTTGGTCCGCGAGGACATATTGCCTGATGCTGTGCTGAAGACGATGCAGGTCAAACAGCTGCTTGAGGCGGGAGATGCCAAGACGGTGCACGAGGGTGTTGAGAGGGTTGGACTTAGCCGCAGCGCTTTTTATAAATATAAGGACGGCATACATCTGATCCATCAACTGGAGCGCGAACGCATTGTCACGATCTCCATTGATCTGGAGCATGAGTCCGGTATGCTGTCCAAGGTACTCGGCTGTGTGGCAGTTCACGGAGCCAACGTGCTGACGATCCACCAGAGTATTCCGCTCCAAGGGCGGGCCAATGTTGTGATCTCCGTGGAGATCTCGCATTTGAATGAAGAAATGGGCGATATGCTTGATGGCCTGAAGGAAATTGCTGGAGTGAAGCGCGCTTTTATTATCGGCCAGGGTTAA
- a CDS encoding Spo0B domain-containing protein: MKSWKSFVWAVMLSVLLPLGLVYWHTSLFTCLLLGIWVAGVLAFSFIYNRRHFEEELRIQEKTLQQAANRTLNHHRHDWMNDLQVLYGYIQLGKPDKSVQCVERIKERIALDSRIAKLGIPSLVFYLQSFRTFRSNLELEVQVEEGLQLEDKLSQEKGDELTSVIMQTVRAYQYSGLVPQGDTQRLRLSFIQDGGDILISFEGEGEHSNPELLQGQIYNIVQGKIMKAEQLEQDRAHVKLRLPLEM, translated from the coding sequence ATGAAATCCTGGAAAAGTTTCGTCTGGGCAGTCATGTTATCCGTATTGCTTCCTTTAGGTCTCGTGTATTGGCATACCTCCCTTTTCACATGCCTGCTGCTTGGAATATGGGTAGCTGGGGTGCTTGCTTTCAGCTTTATTTACAACCGGCGTCATTTTGAAGAGGAACTGCGCATACAGGAGAAGACTCTGCAACAGGCGGCGAACCGGACACTGAATCATCATCGTCATGATTGGATGAATGATCTGCAGGTGCTTTACGGATATATCCAGTTGGGCAAGCCTGATAAATCCGTGCAATGTGTGGAAAGAATAAAGGAACGTATAGCGCTTGATAGCCGTATCGCCAAATTGGGAATCCCTTCGCTGGTGTTTTATTTGCAGTCTTTCCGCACATTCCGCAGCAATCTGGAGCTGGAAGTGCAGGTGGAGGAAGGCTTGCAGCTGGAGGACAAGCTAAGTCAGGAGAAAGGCGACGAGCTTACTTCGGTGATTATGCAGACGGTAAGGGCATACCAATACAGCGGACTTGTTCCGCAGGGCGATACCCAAAGACTCCGCCTAAGCTTTATACAGGATGGAGGAGACATTCTGATCTCTTTCGAAGGTGAGGGTGAGCATAGCAATCCCGAGCTGCTGCAGGGGCAAATTTATAATATAGTCCAAGGAAAAATTATGAAGGCGGAGCAGTTGGAGCAGGACAGAGCTCATGTGAAACTGCGTCTACCGCTGGAGATGTAA
- a CDS encoding homoserine dehydrogenase produces the protein MKPVKVGLLGLGTVGTGVVRIVEGNQEDLSSQVGSPILIERIAVKNTDKPREIEVDASKVTSDPWEVIRDPEIDVIVEVMGGIAGTKEYILEALERGKHIVTANKDLMALHGSEILAKAQEKQCDVFYEASVAGGIPIIRTLIEGFSSDKIIKIMGIVNGTTNYILSKMSQEGASYNDVLKEAQGLGYAESDPTSDVEGLDAARKMAILGTLGFRTNVELSDVSVSGISGVSKEDIAFAKRLGYEMKLLGIAECEDEAFSISVQPTMIRASHPIASVNGVYNAVYVFGQAVGETMFYGAGAGAMPTATSIVADLVAVIKNLKLGVNGLKQIVPYKQKKLKSDEDIFFKNFLLLHVDDKAGVLAKITQVFAEYDVSLDSVVQQANPNNPDAEIIIVTHNASKASMNKVMRHLEQLAVIHRIKSHYRVEG, from the coding sequence ATGAAGCCGGTTAAAGTTGGTTTATTGGGGCTGGGAACAGTAGGTACGGGCGTGGTCCGTATCGTAGAAGGAAATCAGGAGGATCTGAGCAGTCAAGTGGGCTCCCCGATTCTCATTGAGCGCATTGCTGTGAAGAATACGGATAAACCCCGTGAAATCGAAGTAGATGCCTCCAAAGTGACTTCAGATCCATGGGAGGTTATCCGTGATCCTGAAATTGATGTCATCGTCGAAGTGATGGGCGGCATTGCCGGAACGAAGGAATATATCCTTGAAGCGCTGGAACGCGGCAAACATATTGTAACCGCCAATAAAGATTTGATGGCGCTGCACGGCTCGGAGATTCTGGCCAAAGCGCAGGAGAAGCAATGCGATGTGTTTTATGAGGCAAGTGTAGCCGGAGGAATTCCGATTATCCGCACGCTGATCGAAGGCTTTTCATCAGATAAGATTATTAAGATTATGGGGATAGTGAATGGAACAACCAATTACATACTGAGCAAAATGAGCCAGGAAGGCGCGTCCTACAATGATGTTCTTAAGGAAGCGCAAGGACTGGGATATGCTGAGTCTGACCCGACCTCCGACGTTGAAGGTCTCGATGCTGCACGCAAGATGGCGATCCTCGGCACGCTTGGCTTCCGTACAAATGTTGAACTCAGTGATGTCAGTGTGAGCGGCATCTCGGGAGTGAGCAAAGAGGATATCGCGTTTGCTAAACGTCTTGGTTATGAAATGAAGCTGCTAGGAATCGCGGAATGTGAAGACGAGGCGTTCAGTATCAGTGTTCAGCCGACCATGATCCGGGCCAGCCATCCGATCGCTTCCGTCAACGGTGTCTATAATGCGGTGTATGTATTCGGGCAAGCGGTAGGAGAGACTATGTTTTATGGTGCGGGAGCAGGTGCGATGCCTACAGCAACCTCTATCGTTGCCGATCTGGTGGCGGTTATCAAGAACCTGAAACTGGGCGTTAACGGTCTCAAGCAGATTGTCCCGTATAAGCAAAAGAAGCTGAAGAGCGACGAGGACATCTTTTTCAAGAACTTTTTGCTGCTGCATGTAGATGATAAAGCGGGTGTGCTGGCGAAGATCACCCAGGTGTTTGCCGAATACGATGTCAGCCTCGATTCCGTTGTGCAGCAAGCCAACCCAAATAATCCTGATGCGGAGATCATAATTGTGACGCACAATGCAAGCAAGGCGAGTATGAATAAGGTAATGCGGCATTTGGAGCAGCTTGCGGTCATCCACCGGATCAAGAGCCACTATCGTGTGGAAGGCTGA
- the rpmA gene encoding 50S ribosomal protein L27 produces MLKLDLQFFASKKGVGSTKNGRDSHSKRLGVKRADGQAVTGGNILVRQRGTKIHPGTNVGIGKDDTLFALVDGVVKFERWGRDRKKVSVYPVDVAPVAAALEA; encoded by the coding sequence ATGTTGAAATTGGATCTTCAGTTTTTCGCATCGAAAAAAGGTGTAGGTTCCACAAAAAACGGACGTGATTCCCACTCGAAACGTCTTGGCGTGAAACGTGCTGACGGTCAAGCAGTAACCGGCGGCAACATCCTGGTTCGTCAACGCGGAACTAAAATTCACCCAGGCACTAACGTAGGCATCGGTAAAGATGATACGCTCTTCGCATTGGTGGATGGCGTAGTGAAGTTCGAACGTTGGGGCCGCGATCGCAAAAAAGTGAGCGTGTACCCGGTTGATGTCGCTCCGGTAGCAGCGGCACTGGAAGCGTAA
- the rplU gene encoding 50S ribosomal protein L21: MYAIIETGGKQYKVQEGDVLFIEKLEAEDGASVTFDRVLAVSNEGGLTAGTPLVSGASVTAKVEKHGKGHKVVVYKYKPKKNYHKKQGHRQPYTKVTIEKIQA; encoded by the coding sequence ATGTATGCAATTATCGAAACTGGCGGTAAGCAGTACAAAGTCCAAGAGGGCGATGTATTGTTCATTGAGAAGCTGGAAGCTGAAGACGGCGCAAGCGTAACTTTTGACCGTGTATTGGCTGTTTCTAACGAAGGTGGTCTGACTGCAGGAACTCCGCTGGTAAGCGGCGCGTCTGTAACAGCTAAAGTCGAGAAACATGGTAAGGGTCATAAGGTTGTAGTTTACAAATACAAACCTAAGAAGAACTACCACAAGAAACAAGGCCATCGTCAACCGTACACTAAAGTAACTATCGAGAAGATTCAAGCGTAA
- the thrB gene encoding homoserine kinase, whose amino-acid sequence MSIYGRSRVKVPASTANLGPGFDTLGMALSLYAWIEMEEAAETVFHLHGDEMKGVPQDKNNLLYQVAQMVFAEAGVTIPELSISMYSEIPLTRGLGSSASAIIGGMAAANAMIGSPLDNGRLFDMATALEKHPDNVGASLFGGIITAVWDGGHADYIRLEPPQDLEVLVVIPEFELATVKARGVIPSEITVGDAVFNISRTSLLTAALASGRLDLISRAMQDRLHQPYRAPLVPGMEKLLAEAPQHGALGIALSGAGPTLLCLVDRREGRKQELEQFLKETMQQHGIPARTRWLPPCTSGVTTELLERNGMQKQSFLDMIKGEIQS is encoded by the coding sequence ATGAGTATTTACGGAAGGTCTAGAGTTAAAGTCCCTGCCAGTACCGCCAATCTTGGACCGGGTTTTGATACACTTGGTATGGCCTTGTCGCTGTATGCCTGGATTGAGATGGAGGAAGCTGCGGAAACCGTGTTTCACCTACATGGTGATGAGATGAAGGGTGTGCCCCAGGACAAGAATAACTTGCTCTACCAGGTAGCCCAAATGGTTTTTGCGGAAGCTGGGGTTACCATCCCTGAGTTGTCGATTTCCATGTATTCCGAGATTCCGCTGACACGGGGGCTTGGCAGCAGCGCTTCAGCGATTATTGGCGGAATGGCAGCAGCTAATGCTATGATTGGTTCACCGCTGGACAACGGCAGACTGTTTGATATGGCCACCGCACTGGAGAAGCATCCCGACAATGTTGGAGCGTCCCTGTTCGGGGGAATCATTACGGCTGTCTGGGATGGCGGGCATGCCGACTATATCCGTCTGGAGCCGCCACAGGATCTGGAAGTGCTTGTTGTGATCCCCGAATTTGAGCTGGCCACGGTCAAAGCGCGTGGGGTCATTCCCTCCGAAATCACGGTGGGCGATGCGGTGTTTAACATCAGCCGCACCTCGTTGCTGACGGCGGCACTGGCCTCTGGCAGGCTTGATCTCATCAGCCGGGCCATGCAGGACCGGCTGCATCAGCCATACCGTGCGCCGCTGGTGCCGGGGATGGAGAAGCTGCTCGCCGAAGCCCCGCAGCATGGGGCGCTGGGAATTGCTCTTAGTGGCGCGGGCCCTACACTTCTTTGTCTGGTCGACCGGCGCGAGGGCAGGAAGCAGGAGCTTGAGCAATTTTTGAAAGAAACGATGCAGCAGCACGGTATCCCGGCCCGCACTCGCTGGCTGCCTCCATGTACTTCCGGGGTTACCACTGAGCTGCTTGAAAGAAACGGGATGCAAAAGCAATCATTTTTGGATATGATAAAAGGAGAAATACAGTCATGA
- a CDS encoding ribosomal-processing cysteine protease Prp, whose amino-acid sequence MINVRITRASAQGTIVGFAVKGHAEYARKGWDIVCAGVSTVTFGTVNSIEKLTGVVLDTSMDDGFLSGTLVPVSDPEDSAKIQLLLESMVVMLSDIAESYGKYIKIQQVII is encoded by the coding sequence ATGATTAACGTGCGGATTACACGGGCTTCAGCTCAAGGTACGATTGTCGGTTTTGCCGTTAAAGGGCATGCGGAATACGCGAGGAAAGGCTGGGATATCGTCTGTGCCGGTGTTTCCACAGTTACATTTGGAACGGTGAATTCGATTGAGAAGCTGACTGGTGTTGTTCTGGATACTTCAATGGATGACGGATTTTTAAGCGGAACCCTGGTTCCGGTGAGTGATCCTGAAGACTCCGCCAAGATCCAGCTTTTGCTGGAATCCATGGTTGTCATGCTCAGTGATATCGCAGAATCATACGGGAAGTATATTAAGATACAGCAAGTTATTATTTAA
- the ilvE gene encoding branched-chain-amino-acid transaminase has protein sequence MAEQWIYLDGQHVTKENAKVSVFDHGFLYGDGIFEGIRIYNGNIFKCKEHLDRLYDSAKSIMLDIPLTYDEMLEAMAETIRLNDMRNGYIRLIVSRGPGNLGLDPRRCPKASVIIIVEQLAIYPEQAYLNGLRAVSVSQRRNIPDALNPKIKSLNYLNNILVKIQSNLAEADEAIMMNAQGYVTEGSGDNIFIVKRGVVYTPPCYLGALEGITRLAIIELCEKLGLPLKEEPFTMHDVYIADEVFFTGTAAEVIAAREIDGRIIGAGHAGPITLQLLEEFRNAVDKDGYKVWE, from the coding sequence ATGGCTGAGCAATGGATCTATCTGGATGGACAACACGTAACAAAGGAAAATGCAAAGGTATCCGTTTTTGATCATGGATTCTTATATGGAGACGGCATTTTCGAAGGCATTCGCATTTATAACGGCAACATTTTCAAATGCAAAGAGCATCTGGACAGGCTGTATGATTCGGCCAAGTCAATTATGCTGGACATTCCGCTGACTTACGATGAAATGCTGGAGGCTATGGCTGAGACGATTCGCTTGAACGATATGCGCAACGGCTATATCCGTCTGATTGTTTCGCGGGGTCCCGGAAATCTGGGGCTGGATCCACGGCGTTGCCCTAAGGCGAGCGTGATTATCATTGTGGAGCAGCTGGCTATTTATCCGGAGCAGGCTTATCTTAACGGTTTGCGGGCAGTTTCCGTATCACAGCGGCGCAATATCCCAGATGCACTGAATCCGAAGATCAAATCACTCAACTACCTCAATAACATCCTCGTCAAGATTCAGTCCAATCTCGCTGAGGCTGACGAAGCGATTATGATGAACGCTCAAGGGTACGTAACGGAAGGTTCGGGGGATAATATCTTCATCGTCAAAAGAGGTGTGGTGTACACGCCGCCTTGCTACCTTGGTGCACTCGAAGGAATTACCCGTCTGGCCATTATCGAACTCTGTGAGAAACTGGGACTTCCGCTGAAGGAAGAGCCGTTTACCATGCATGATGTCTATATTGCCGACGAAGTCTTTTTCACCGGAACGGCAGCCGAGGTTATTGCAGCCCGTGAAATCGATGGACGGATTATCGGAGCAGGGCATGCCGGACCGATTACACTGCAATTACTTGAAGAATTCCGTAATGCGGTGGATAAAGACGGCTACAAAGTCTGGGAATAG